The Panicum hallii strain FIL2 chromosome 9, PHallii_v3.1, whole genome shotgun sequence genome has a window encoding:
- the LOC112876320 gene encoding NAC domain-containing protein 37-like: MDSMESCVPPGFRFHPTDEELVGYYLRKKVASQKIDLDVIRDIDLYRIEPWDLQEHCGIGYEEQNEWYFFSYKDRKYPTGTRTNRATMAGFWKATGRDKAVHDKSRLIGMRKTLVFYKGRAPNGQKTDWIMHEYRLETDENAPPQEEGWVVCRAFKKRTAYPARSMAMAWDSSYSYREVSVMGAAAAEAAAFVDPNAAYAQIRRESKSARFKQESELDGAAALLQYSSHLVELPQLESPSAPLAPNPSQASSADEVDGADSGRRGKKARSDRMATDWRALDKFVASQLSPTECGGGSLEATASAAAANNVGSQLDHGEDDDDMAALLFLNSDGREEAERWTGLLGPAGGDGDFGLCVFEK, encoded by the exons ATGGACTCCATGGAATCATGCGTGCCCCCTGGCTTCAGGTTCCACCCCACCGACGAGGAGCTCGTCGGCTACTACCTCAGGAAGAAGGTGGCCTCCCAGAAGATCGACCTCGATGTCATACGCGACATCGATCTCTACCGCATCGAGCCATGGGATCTCCAAG AACACTGCGGGATCGGGTACGAGGAGCAGAACGAGTGGTACTTCTTCAGCTACAAGGACCGCAAGTACCCGACGGGGACGCGGACCAACAGGGCGACCATGGCCGGGTTCTGGAAGGCAACCGGGAGGGACAAGGCTGTGCACGACAAGAGCCGGCTCATCGGCATGAGGAAGACGCTCGTCTTCTACAAGGGCAGGGCGCCTAATGGGCAGAAGACCGACTGGATCATGCACGAGTACCGGCTCGAGACTGACGAGAACGCGCCGCCGCAG GAAGAAGGCTGGGTGGTGTGCCGGGCGTTCAAGAAGAGAACGGCATACCCGGCACGCAGCATGGCGATGGCATGGGACTCCAGCTACTCCTACCGCGAGGTCAGCGTCATGGGCGCGGCGGccgcagaggcggcggcgttcgTGGACCCCAACGCCGCGTACGCGCAGATCAGGCGGGAGTCCAAGAGCGCGCGCTTCAAGCAGGAGTCCGAGCTGGACGGCGCCGCCGCGTTGCTGCAGTACTCCAGTCACCTGGTCGAGCTGCCGCAGCTCGAGAGCCCGTCGGCGCCGCTCGCGCCCAACCCGAGCCAGGCGTCGTCGGCCGATGAGGTGGACGGCGCCGACAGTGGCAGGCGGGGCAAGAAGGCGCGGTCCGACAGGATGGCCACGGACTGGAGGGcgctcgacaagttcgtcgcgTCGCAGCTCAGTCCCACggagtgcggcggcggcagcttggAGGCCACGGCGTCGGCGGCCGCCGCCAATAATGTGGGCTCGCAGCTGGACCACGGcgaggatgatgatgacatggcGGCATTGTTGTTCCTCAACAGCGacgggagggaggaggcggagaggtgGACGGGGCTGCTCGGCCCGGCCGGCGGGGACGGCGACTTTGGACTCTGCGTGTTCGAGAAATGA
- the LOC112875796 gene encoding uncharacterized protein LOC112875796 isoform X2, which yields MANGGGYGWALAAGCNAAFAAISAKFFATLLLKYGMVILFNVTMWGCYVNSLKALSSLQATVTNFAANFISSGLAGYFLFHEPLPSKWFAGASLIILGVFILSKSSIVEKQSSD from the exons ATGGCGAACGGCGGCGGCTACGGGTGGGCCCTCGCTGCGGGCTGCAACGCCGCGTTCGCCGCCATCTCCGCCAAGTTCTTCGCTACTCTG CTGCTCAAATATGGTATGGTGATACTTTTCAACGTGACAATGTGGGGGTGTTATGTCAACAGCCTCAAAGCTTTGTCATCCCTCCAGGCAACAGTCACAAACTTCGCTGCCAACTTCATCTCGTCAGGGCTTGCAGGGTATTTCCTGTTTCATGAGCCCCTGCCTTCTAAG TGGTTTGCAGGTGCCAGTCTTATCATTCTTGGTGTTTTTATCCTTAGCAAATCAAGCATAGTGGAGAAACAGAGCTCGGACTAG
- the LOC112875796 gene encoding uncharacterized protein LOC112875796 isoform X1, translated as MANGGGYGWALAAGCNAAFAAISAKFFATLFPASWHNLHCHLLCSRQTQLLKYGMVILFNVTMWGCYVNSLKALSSLQATVTNFAANFISSGLAGYFLFHEPLPSKWFAGASLIILGVFILSKSSIVEKQSSD; from the exons ATGGCGAACGGCGGCGGCTACGGGTGGGCCCTCGCTGCGGGCTGCAACGCCGCGTTCGCCGCCATCTCCGCCAAGTTCTTCGCTACTCTG TTCCCTGCTTCATGGCACAATTTACACTGTCACTTACTCTGCTCTCGTCAAACTCAGCTGCTCAAATATGGTATGGTGATACTTTTCAACGTGACAATGTGGGGGTGTTATGTCAACAGCCTCAAAGCTTTGTCATCCCTCCAGGCAACAGTCACAAACTTCGCTGCCAACTTCATCTCGTCAGGGCTTGCAGGGTATTTCCTGTTTCATGAGCCCCTGCCTTCTAAG TGGTTTGCAGGTGCCAGTCTTATCATTCTTGGTGTTTTTATCCTTAGCAAATCAAGCATAGTGGAGAAACAGAGCTCGGACTAG
- the LOC112874387 gene encoding uncharacterized protein LOC112874387 encodes MTPSPAACAAAVPFHSIPRVLPQSPYIHLAPATSRPKALHGVMAQREAAAAKAAGGGRRPAGHVVDLETGGERVAGREGRAGWAAAAAVAGVGLAGAGVLVWWALAFHPAHQQLWMVPVGLVLLGTPLVAWLSLFASGAGRWLGRLRAGDGRPPGAAPAVVPER; translated from the coding sequence ATGACCCCCTCCCCAGCTGCCTGCGCTGCTGCCGTGCCCTTCCATTCAATTCCCCGCGTGCTCCCTCAGTCACCGTATATTCACTTGGCGCCCGCCACCAGTCGACCCAAGGCGCTTCACGGAGTCATGGCGCagcgagaggcggcggcggccaaggcggccggcggcgggaggaggccCGCTGGGCACGTCGTCGACCTGGAGACAGGCGGGGAGCGGGTGGCGGGGCGAGAAGGGCGGGCGGGgtgggcggccgcggcggcagtGGCGGGGGTGGGGCTGGCGGGGGCCGGCGTGCTGGTGTGGTGGGCGCTGGCGTTCCACCCGGCGCACCAGCAGCTCTGGATGGTGCCCGTCGGCCTCGTCCTCCTCGGCACGCCGCTCGTCGCCTGGCTCTCCCTCTTCGCCTCCGGCGCGGGACGCTGGCTCGGCCGCCTCCGCGCCGGCGACGGACGCCCGCCCGGCGCTGCCCCCGCCGTGGTCCCGGAGAGATGA
- the LOC112874386 gene encoding CBL-interacting protein kinase 9 isoform X1: MAESAAPKPAAAARRKTRVGPYELGKTIGEGSFAKVKHARDSRTGAVCAIKVLDRNHVLRHRMVEQIKREISTMKLIKHPNVVQLHEVMASKTKIYMVLEFAEGGELFDKIVNSGRLGEDEARRYFHQLINAVDYCHSRGVYHRDLKPENLLLDSHGSLKVSDFGLSAFAPQTKEDGLLHTACGTPNYVAPEVLADKGYDGMAADVWSCGIILFVLMAGYLPFDDSNLTRLYKLICQANISCPPWFSPSAKKFIKRIIDPNPDTRITIAEILEDEWFKKDYKPPRFEQGEDVSLDDVDAAFNDSEEYLVAEKREKPESMNAFALISRSQGFNLGNLFEKEMMGTVKRETSFTSQCTAQEIMSKIEEACGPLGFNVRKQNYKMKLKGDKTGRKGHLSVATEVFEVAPSLHMVELRKTGGDTLEFHNFYKNFSSELKDIVWNAESDASKKQAK; the protein is encoded by the exons ATGGCGGAGTCCGCGGCGCCCaagccagcggcggcggcgcggaggaagACGCGGGTGGGGCCGTACGAGCTCGGGAAGACCATCGGGGAGGGAAGCTTCGCCAAGGTCAAGCACGCGCGCGACTCCCGCACCGGCGCCGTCTGCGCCATCAAGGTTCTCGACCGGAACCACGTCCTCCGACACAGGATGGTCGAGCAG ATCAAACGGGAGATTTCGACTATGAAGCTAATCAAACATCCCAATGTGGTCCAGTTGCATGAG GTTATGGCTAGCAAAACAAAGATATACATGGTTCTTGAATTTGCTGAAGGAGGGGAGCTATTTGATAAGATT GTCAATTCTGGGAGGCTAGGTGAAGATGAAGCAAGGAGATACTTTCATCAACTTATAAATGCGGTTGATTACTGCCATAGTCGAGGAGTTTACCATAGAGACCTGAAG CCAGAAAATTTGCTTCTTGATTCACATGGATCTCTTAAAGTTTCAGACTTCGGACTGAGTGCCTTTGCGCCACAAACAAAA GAGGATGGGCTTCTGCATACTGCTTGTGGAACGCCAAACTATGTTGCACCTGAG GTGCTTGCCGATAAAGGTTATGATGGTATGGCTGCTGATGTATGGTCCTGTGGCATAATCCTATTTGTTCTTATGGCTGGATATTTACCCTTTGATGATTCCAATCTGACGAGGCTGTACAAATTG ATCTGCCAGGCAAATATTTCTTGTCCGCCATGGTTCTCTCCCAGTGCAAAGAAATTCATTAAGCGTATTATCGATCCTAATCCTGATACG AGGATAACAATTGCAGAAATTTTGGAAGATGAATGGTTCAAAAAGGACTATAAGCCACCACGTTTTGAACAAGGTGAAGATGTTAGCCTTGACGATGTTGATGCTGCATTCAACGATTCAGAG GAATATCTTGTGGCGGAGAAAAGGGAGAAACCAGAATCCATGAATGCATTTGCTCTTATTTCAAGATCACAGGGCTTCAACCTTGGAAATCTTTTTGAGAAGGAGATGATG GGAACAGTCAAGCGGGAAACATCCTTTACATCTCAATGTACAGCACAAGAGATCATGTCTAAAATAGAAGAGGCTTGTGGACCACTTGGTTTCAATGTGCGGAAACAAAATTATAAG ATGAAATTGAAAGGTGATAAGACTGGCAGAAAAGGTCATTTGTCTGTAGCAACAGAG GTTTTTGAGGTTGCTCCATCGCTTCACATGGTTGAGCTTCGTAAAACCGGAGGAGACACATTGGAGTTTCACAAT TTCTACAAGAATTTCTCATCAGAGTTGAAAGATATAGTGTGGAATGCTGAATCTGACGCAAGTAAGAAACAGGCAAAGTAA
- the LOC112874386 gene encoding CBL-interacting protein kinase 9 isoform X2 — translation MAESAAPKPAAAARRKTRVGPYELGKTIGEGSFAKVKHARDSRTGAVCAIKVLDRNHVLRHRMVEQIKREISTMKLIKHPNVVQLHEVNSGRLGEDEARRYFHQLINAVDYCHSRGVYHRDLKPENLLLDSHGSLKVSDFGLSAFAPQTKEDGLLHTACGTPNYVAPEVLADKGYDGMAADVWSCGIILFVLMAGYLPFDDSNLTRLYKLICQANISCPPWFSPSAKKFIKRIIDPNPDTRITIAEILEDEWFKKDYKPPRFEQGEDVSLDDVDAAFNDSEEYLVAEKREKPESMNAFALISRSQGFNLGNLFEKEMMGTVKRETSFTSQCTAQEIMSKIEEACGPLGFNVRKQNYKMKLKGDKTGRKGHLSVATEVFEVAPSLHMVELRKTGGDTLEFHNFYKNFSSELKDIVWNAESDASKKQAK, via the exons ATGGCGGAGTCCGCGGCGCCCaagccagcggcggcggcgcggaggaagACGCGGGTGGGGCCGTACGAGCTCGGGAAGACCATCGGGGAGGGAAGCTTCGCCAAGGTCAAGCACGCGCGCGACTCCCGCACCGGCGCCGTCTGCGCCATCAAGGTTCTCGACCGGAACCACGTCCTCCGACACAGGATGGTCGAGCAG ATCAAACGGGAGATTTCGACTATGAAGCTAATCAAACATCCCAATGTGGTCCAGTTGCATGAG GTCAATTCTGGGAGGCTAGGTGAAGATGAAGCAAGGAGATACTTTCATCAACTTATAAATGCGGTTGATTACTGCCATAGTCGAGGAGTTTACCATAGAGACCTGAAG CCAGAAAATTTGCTTCTTGATTCACATGGATCTCTTAAAGTTTCAGACTTCGGACTGAGTGCCTTTGCGCCACAAACAAAA GAGGATGGGCTTCTGCATACTGCTTGTGGAACGCCAAACTATGTTGCACCTGAG GTGCTTGCCGATAAAGGTTATGATGGTATGGCTGCTGATGTATGGTCCTGTGGCATAATCCTATTTGTTCTTATGGCTGGATATTTACCCTTTGATGATTCCAATCTGACGAGGCTGTACAAATTG ATCTGCCAGGCAAATATTTCTTGTCCGCCATGGTTCTCTCCCAGTGCAAAGAAATTCATTAAGCGTATTATCGATCCTAATCCTGATACG AGGATAACAATTGCAGAAATTTTGGAAGATGAATGGTTCAAAAAGGACTATAAGCCACCACGTTTTGAACAAGGTGAAGATGTTAGCCTTGACGATGTTGATGCTGCATTCAACGATTCAGAG GAATATCTTGTGGCGGAGAAAAGGGAGAAACCAGAATCCATGAATGCATTTGCTCTTATTTCAAGATCACAGGGCTTCAACCTTGGAAATCTTTTTGAGAAGGAGATGATG GGAACAGTCAAGCGGGAAACATCCTTTACATCTCAATGTACAGCACAAGAGATCATGTCTAAAATAGAAGAGGCTTGTGGACCACTTGGTTTCAATGTGCGGAAACAAAATTATAAG ATGAAATTGAAAGGTGATAAGACTGGCAGAAAAGGTCATTTGTCTGTAGCAACAGAG GTTTTTGAGGTTGCTCCATCGCTTCACATGGTTGAGCTTCGTAAAACCGGAGGAGACACATTGGAGTTTCACAAT TTCTACAAGAATTTCTCATCAGAGTTGAAAGATATAGTGTGGAATGCTGAATCTGACGCAAGTAAGAAACAGGCAAAGTAA
- the LOC112874386 gene encoding CBL-interacting protein kinase 9 isoform X4, giving the protein MLVTMLCQIKREISTMKLIKHPNVVQLHEVNSGRLGEDEARRYFHQLINAVDYCHSRGVYHRDLKPENLLLDSHGSLKVSDFGLSAFAPQTKEDGLLHTACGTPNYVAPEVLADKGYDGMAADVWSCGIILFVLMAGYLPFDDSNLTRLYKLICQANISCPPWFSPSAKKFIKRIIDPNPDTRITIAEILEDEWFKKDYKPPRFEQGEDVSLDDVDAAFNDSEEYLVAEKREKPESMNAFALISRSQGFNLGNLFEKEMMGTVKRETSFTSQCTAQEIMSKIEEACGPLGFNVRKQNYKMKLKGDKTGRKGHLSVATEVFEVAPSLHMVELRKTGGDTLEFHNFYKNFSSELKDIVWNAESDASKKQAK; this is encoded by the exons ATGCTTGTGACGATGCTTTGTCAG ATCAAACGGGAGATTTCGACTATGAAGCTAATCAAACATCCCAATGTGGTCCAGTTGCATGAG GTCAATTCTGGGAGGCTAGGTGAAGATGAAGCAAGGAGATACTTTCATCAACTTATAAATGCGGTTGATTACTGCCATAGTCGAGGAGTTTACCATAGAGACCTGAAG CCAGAAAATTTGCTTCTTGATTCACATGGATCTCTTAAAGTTTCAGACTTCGGACTGAGTGCCTTTGCGCCACAAACAAAA GAGGATGGGCTTCTGCATACTGCTTGTGGAACGCCAAACTATGTTGCACCTGAG GTGCTTGCCGATAAAGGTTATGATGGTATGGCTGCTGATGTATGGTCCTGTGGCATAATCCTATTTGTTCTTATGGCTGGATATTTACCCTTTGATGATTCCAATCTGACGAGGCTGTACAAATTG ATCTGCCAGGCAAATATTTCTTGTCCGCCATGGTTCTCTCCCAGTGCAAAGAAATTCATTAAGCGTATTATCGATCCTAATCCTGATACG AGGATAACAATTGCAGAAATTTTGGAAGATGAATGGTTCAAAAAGGACTATAAGCCACCACGTTTTGAACAAGGTGAAGATGTTAGCCTTGACGATGTTGATGCTGCATTCAACGATTCAGAG GAATATCTTGTGGCGGAGAAAAGGGAGAAACCAGAATCCATGAATGCATTTGCTCTTATTTCAAGATCACAGGGCTTCAACCTTGGAAATCTTTTTGAGAAGGAGATGATG GGAACAGTCAAGCGGGAAACATCCTTTACATCTCAATGTACAGCACAAGAGATCATGTCTAAAATAGAAGAGGCTTGTGGACCACTTGGTTTCAATGTGCGGAAACAAAATTATAAG ATGAAATTGAAAGGTGATAAGACTGGCAGAAAAGGTCATTTGTCTGTAGCAACAGAG GTTTTTGAGGTTGCTCCATCGCTTCACATGGTTGAGCTTCGTAAAACCGGAGGAGACACATTGGAGTTTCACAAT TTCTACAAGAATTTCTCATCAGAGTTGAAAGATATAGTGTGGAATGCTGAATCTGACGCAAGTAAGAAACAGGCAAAGTAA
- the LOC112874386 gene encoding CBL-interacting protein kinase 9 isoform X3 has product MLVTMLCQIKREISTMKLIKHPNVVQLHEVMASKTKIYMVLEFAEGGELFDKIVNSGRLGEDEARRYFHQLINAVDYCHSRGVYHRDLKPENLLLDSHGSLKVSDFGLSAFAPQTKEDGLLHTACGTPNYVAPEVLADKGYDGMAADVWSCGIILFVLMAGYLPFDDSNLTRLYKLICQANISCPPWFSPSAKKFIKRIIDPNPDTRITIAEILEDEWFKKDYKPPRFEQGEDVSLDDVDAAFNDSEEYLVAEKREKPESMNAFALISRSQGFNLGNLFEKEMMGTVKRETSFTSQCTAQEIMSKIEEACGPLGFNVRKQNYKMKLKGDKTGRKGHLSVATEVFEVAPSLHMVELRKTGGDTLEFHNFYKNFSSELKDIVWNAESDASKKQAK; this is encoded by the exons ATGCTTGTGACGATGCTTTGTCAG ATCAAACGGGAGATTTCGACTATGAAGCTAATCAAACATCCCAATGTGGTCCAGTTGCATGAG GTTATGGCTAGCAAAACAAAGATATACATGGTTCTTGAATTTGCTGAAGGAGGGGAGCTATTTGATAAGATT GTCAATTCTGGGAGGCTAGGTGAAGATGAAGCAAGGAGATACTTTCATCAACTTATAAATGCGGTTGATTACTGCCATAGTCGAGGAGTTTACCATAGAGACCTGAAG CCAGAAAATTTGCTTCTTGATTCACATGGATCTCTTAAAGTTTCAGACTTCGGACTGAGTGCCTTTGCGCCACAAACAAAA GAGGATGGGCTTCTGCATACTGCTTGTGGAACGCCAAACTATGTTGCACCTGAG GTGCTTGCCGATAAAGGTTATGATGGTATGGCTGCTGATGTATGGTCCTGTGGCATAATCCTATTTGTTCTTATGGCTGGATATTTACCCTTTGATGATTCCAATCTGACGAGGCTGTACAAATTG ATCTGCCAGGCAAATATTTCTTGTCCGCCATGGTTCTCTCCCAGTGCAAAGAAATTCATTAAGCGTATTATCGATCCTAATCCTGATACG AGGATAACAATTGCAGAAATTTTGGAAGATGAATGGTTCAAAAAGGACTATAAGCCACCACGTTTTGAACAAGGTGAAGATGTTAGCCTTGACGATGTTGATGCTGCATTCAACGATTCAGAG GAATATCTTGTGGCGGAGAAAAGGGAGAAACCAGAATCCATGAATGCATTTGCTCTTATTTCAAGATCACAGGGCTTCAACCTTGGAAATCTTTTTGAGAAGGAGATGATG GGAACAGTCAAGCGGGAAACATCCTTTACATCTCAATGTACAGCACAAGAGATCATGTCTAAAATAGAAGAGGCTTGTGGACCACTTGGTTTCAATGTGCGGAAACAAAATTATAAG ATGAAATTGAAAGGTGATAAGACTGGCAGAAAAGGTCATTTGTCTGTAGCAACAGAG GTTTTTGAGGTTGCTCCATCGCTTCACATGGTTGAGCTTCGTAAAACCGGAGGAGACACATTGGAGTTTCACAAT TTCTACAAGAATTTCTCATCAGAGTTGAAAGATATAGTGTGGAATGCTGAATCTGACGCAAGTAAGAAACAGGCAAAGTAA